The genomic DNA ATTTTTTTGACGATATTCCGCGCAATCCGTCCGATTTCCGGGACATGCATTTTTTCCCAGTTAACTACATGGATGTCAGCAAGGTTTCCTGGGGCGCGGGCGGCAGGGAAGGTCGAATGGAGCGAAACAAGGATGGTGACTGGGAGATTATTGGCAATACCAGGGAGAAAGTCGACCAGGCCAAAGTAATCTCATTCTTGCGTTCTCTTGGAGAGTCCAAGGTGGAGAGGTTTTATAATGACCTCCCGCTTAGCGAAACAAAACTTGTCTCCTCTCTGGAGATAATGGAGAAAGAGACGAAAAGAAGTTATGGATTATACGACTATGGCGACAGGGTTTACGGGTTAAGCAGTTTCCAGGAAAACACGTTCAGGATATCCCGGCGCGATTTCGACAAGCTGGTAAAGAGGCCCGATGATTTTATTGATCGGAAAATATTCAAGGTGCTCCAGGCGGAGATATCAAAACTCTCCATCCATTACGAGGGGGAGAATTATCTGCTTGAAAAAAGCGGAAGCAAGTGGAAGATGAACTCGCCACAGAAGGGCGAAGTATCCATAAGGAGAGTTGGACAGCTGATTTCATCGGTATTAAGCAGTGAATACGTGAAAATGGAAGAAGGAAAAGCAAATACCGGTAGCAGCGGCTCCCCCAGCGTTCCTCTCGCTGTAATCTCCATGACGGATGCGTCCGGCAAAAGCGCGCATGAAATAACAGTCATGGGCTTTACAAGGGATAAGACGATGCTTAAGGCAAGAGTAAAAGGGAGGGATATTTTGTATTACCTCCCGGAAAGTTTCCTCAAGAATATTTCAATGGATAAGCTTGAAGGATTGATCATATGAGCGAAGCGAAAGAAGAGCTGATAATAAAAGATAGACGGCACTGGGTTCTTGAGGAAGCGAACGAAAAGAGCCGGAATGATTCAGTCGTCGAGGCCGATATTGAACGTCTCCCTACATATGTGCAACAGCTACAACTTCAGGCCGAGGAGCACGACAAAAAACTCAAGGAGTATATTGCCGCGTACAAAGAGAAAATGGTCGAGAACGATCAGTTCAGGGCAAGGCTTGAGAAAGATGTCAATAGAAGGGTTGAGCAGGGGATAGGGAGCCTGATGAAACAGATAGTGCCGGTGCTGGACAATCTTGATCTTGCCGTTGCCTCTGCGGATGGCGCGAAAGACGCGGAAAAGATGAGGGAGGGGCTAGTACTTATCAGGAATTCCATGGTAAATATTCTTAAGAATTCAGGTGTTATGGAAGTAGAGTGCATGGGAAAAACGTTTAATCCCGCCGTCGCGGAAGCTGTAGCCAGCGTTGCCGTTGAGAATGAGGATGAAGACAATATTGTAATCGAAGTGCTGCAATCTGGTTATATGCTGAACGAACTGCTGATCAGGCCTGCGCGCGTGAAAGTAGGAAAGTACGAAAAGCGATGATTAAAAGGGATTATTATGAAGTTCTTGGGGTAGAGAGAAACTCGGATAAATCGGAGATCAAAAAGGCCTACAGGAAGGCCGCGATGAAATATCACCCCGATAAAAATCCCGGCGACAAGGAAGCTGAAGAGAAATTCAAGGAATCATCGGAGGCATATGAAGTTCTTCATGACGATGAAAAACGGAGGCTCTACGACCAGTTCGGCCATGACGGTTTAAAAAGGACGGGATTCAGCGGATTTCGCGGCGCGGAAGATATCTTTTCCGCCTTTGGCGACATTTTCGGCGACATTTTCGGCGGAGGCTTCTCCGGCGGATTCGGAAGAAGAAAACAGCAGGGGCAGGGGGGAGACCTTCGATACGATCTGGAGATATCCCTTGAGGATGCGGCCCGCGGGATGGACAAGGAGATAACTGTTGTCAAGAATATCCTCTGTCCCGTTTGCGAAGGGTCCTGTTCCGCAGAAGGGTACGGGCCTACAACATGCTCGACGTGCAACGGGCAGGGGCAGGTTGCACGGAGGCAGGGATTTTTCTCGTTTGCCGTAACATGCCCGAAATGCAACGGACAGGGGCAGGTGATTAAAAATCCGTGTAAAAAGTGCGGCGGCACCGGCGTTGAAATGAAAGAGAGAAAACTTCGGGTAAAGGTTCCGGCAGGGATCGAAAGCGGGCAAAACCTCCGACTCACAGGCGAAGGGGAACCGGGCAAATACGGCGCGCGTAACGGCGATCTCTTTGCCGTAGTCCATATACGCCAGCATGACAACTTCGAGCGTCACGGCGACGATCTCGTATGCCAGTTGCCGATCTCGTTTGCGCAGGCGGCTCTTGGCGCGGACATGGAAATAAAAACGCTTCTTGATGAAGCTACTATAAAGATCCCGCCGGGCACGCAGTCTCAGTCATTGTTGAGGGTAAAGGGCGAGGGGATGCCGATGCTCCAAAGAAAAGGGAGAGGCGATCTTATCGTTCAGGTGATAGTTAAAACACCCGAAAACCTCACGGGCGAACAGGAAGAGATATTAAGAAAGTTTGCGGAAATATCGGGCGATAGCGTGAAAGGGAAGAACAAGGGGGTCTTCGAAAAACTTTTCCGTTAAGCTCCCATCAGAGCCGTGGCGAAGAGGCCACAGTTATATCAGAATTTCAACTGCCAGAAGAATGAGCGCTATTCCCAGAAACCACTGAAACCTGTCAACGTATGTTGTAAATTTCGTAGAAGAGATATCGCTTTTCTCAAGGGCGCGGATAGATTCTATTATCGGATTGATGTTGAATACGCCGCCGGATGACGATATGAAAAGCGCATCGGTGATGTTGGCCACTTCATTCAGGGCGTCGCTGTTTTGCCGCGTAAAGACAGTGTTCCCGGAACTGTCCTTTTTATATCCAGCTAGATCGCCGTTATTATCCTTTATCGGTATAGGCGCTCCTGTTTCGCTTCCAAGCCCGACCGTATAGATCCTTATTTTCTTTTTTGCCGCTTCCCTCGCCGTTTCAGCGGGATTCCCTTCATTGTCTTCCCCGTCCGTAATAAGCACGATCACCTTTGATTTGGATTGGCTCTGCTCAAGGAGTGTTATCCCTTTTTTCATAGCTCCTGAAATATCGGTTCCGGAAAGAGGGGCGGAGCTGAAGCTGATGGAGTTGAGAAACATTTTAAATGTGGAAATGTCGAGCGTGAGCGGACATTCCACGCCGCTGGAGCCCGCAAACACAAGAAGGCCCACCCTGTTTCCGGCGAAGGTATCGGCAAGCCGCTCGATCTCTTTTTTGGCCTTGGCAAGGCGGCTTGGAGCAACATCCTCCGCGGCCATGCTCAGCGAGATATCGAGCATCACGAGGATATCTATCCCGACACGCTTCACTTCCTTTGGCTCAACACCGAACTGGGGCCGCGCAAGAGCGACAATAAGAACTGTAAGCGATGTCATGAGCAGGGCAAATTTCAAGAACCTTTTCCACCTGTCGGCGCCGGAGAGGAGCTTTGGGAGGAGTGAAGAGTCGGCGAATTTCTCAAGACGCTTTGCGAACTCCTTGTTGAAAAGCCAGAATAGAAGAACGAGCAAAGGCACAATTGCCAAAAGATATAGCCATTCATGACTGCCGAATTTTATCATTCGTGAAGACTCCTCAGGAACCTGTTACGCAAGATCCATTCGAAAAGAAGAGGGAAGAGCGCAAGCCCGGCGAGCCAAGTGAACTGTTCCGTATATTCATAATAGATATTGCTTTTCACTTCGGATTTTTCCAGGTGGTCGATCTCGTCATATATCCCTGTAAGTTCCTTTTCGTTGCGAGCGGCATAATACCTGGCCCCTGTTTTAGACGCTATTTCGCGTAACAGCGCTTCGTCTATTTCACTTTTTACCGAAACTTTCCTTTTTCCGTATCGCGGATCGTCGATGGTTTGCTGAAAGATCCCTTCTCTGCCAACCCCGATCGTGTAGACTTTTATCTTCTCGGCAATCGCAAGCTCGGTCGCCGACCGCGGATCTATAAGCCCCCGGTTGTTCACGCCGTCCGTCAGGAGGATTATGATTTTGCTTGTCGCCTTTGAATCCCTCAGGCGGTTGATGCCGTTGGCGATCGCCATTCCGATCGCAGTGCCGTCCTCCAGAAGTCCGCTGTGAACCGGCGCGATGAAGGATCTGAGGACGTCGTAATCGAGGGTAAGCGGACATCTGGTGAAGCTGGTGCCGGCAAAGAGTATAAGCCCTATTCTGTCATTCACCCGGTTGCCGATGAATCTCGAAATTGCGTTTTTTGCGGCTTCCAGCCGAGAGGGCTGCATATCCATTATGTCCATGCTGGTCGACGTATCAAGGGCAAGATAGATATCGATACCCTCGCGGGTAATTTCCCGGTACCCCTGCCCGGTCTGCGGGCGCGCTATGGCGAAGATAAGGAGCAGTATCGCAAAGATTCTCAGCGTAAAAGGGAGAGGGCGCAGGCGCGTAATCCCGGATGGAGCTATCGCTTTTATCCTCCCGATGGAGGAGTACCGAATCCCGCTCTTCTTTGCTCTGAATCTCCTCCGGTACAGGATCGCCAGAAACGGGACCAATGCCAATAAAAGCAGGAAGTAAGGGTGTGCAAATCTCATAAATTATAAATCCATTTCCGATTAATTGGCTATTCTAAAGCTCTTTTGCTATAATAAGAACACAAGATGTTCAGCAGAGCGCTTTTTTTTGGCGCCTAATAACCGTTGACAAGCGGTTTTTTAATCTGCTACCTTGTCGCTGTATCTGGGGACGGGCTATTTCCAGCAGATGGAAAATGTTCCGCAATATTTTCGCAGTTAATCTACGGATCAAAAATAATGAATAATTCTAATTCAGGAAACAGAAGCCAGCGCCCAGGCGGCCCTCCGCACGGCAAACCGAGAGGCTCACAGGGGCCGCAGGGAAGAAGCAGACCCGTATCTTCAAACTATCAGGTAGATCTTTTTCATCACCAGATAGGCGCCAAGGCGGGACAGCAGCCGAGCGGCCACACGAGACCCTCTTCGGGCGGTGGTCCTCGATATGGACAGTCCAAGGGGATTAATGCGCGCCCCGCACAAGGGAGGCATCAGGCACCAAGACCTAAGGGTCCGGTTGGTCCATCGAAATCACAGAGAAAAGGGTACACGGTACACAATTTCGAATTGAAGGACGAACTCTACAAGAACTTCGAGGAAAAGCTGAAGGAGACTTCCAAAACTCCGAAGGAAGTCATTAACCAGCTGATAAGCTTTTTCAACATGGGTAAAATCAAGATTTAGCATCTTGGTGCAAAAAACACTCCAACCGGCACTTCTCAACTTGCATTTACGCTGATCTATGGATGAGCGTCTTCACGTCTATCCCACACGCTTAAAGGTCGAGGAGGTCGAGGCCGAAAGGTATCGCTCAGCCGGGGCTGTTTTCAGCAAACACCTGATAAGCATTTTCGAATTGGAAGGTCGGCTCGCCCGCGACCTCGTGCCATATAATCCGATAAGCGAAGTCGAGAGATGGCTTCTCATCAATCAGTCGATAATTTCCGAAAAATCGCTCGGAAGGGATAGAGCGATGGCCCCCCTCATATCAAGTGACGGATTCGTAAGATCCGTTGGGGAATTGATCCAGCAGATAAAACTCGGTCTTGTCGATTCAGCCGATCTTGAAAAAATAAACGGGTTTGCCCCCGGCAAGGAGGGGTGGATAAAAAAGGTATTTGCCGCCTATCAAAAATTGCTTCGAACCGAGGGGCTTTACGATTCCGCGGATATCAGCATGGAGCTTGTCAAAAAACTCCATGACGGAGTGGCTCCTCCTGCATGGTTGAGGAGTTTCAGCGGAATTGATTTTTTCGATATCTATCACTACACACCTTTCCGTTTCGAAATGATTACCCGGCTTGCTGAAGTGGTAAATATAGTTGTTCATTTCCCGTTGCCGGATGAGAGGCGGAAGGCGTTTGATTTTGTGGAACGGGACATTCAGAAATTCCAGAGCCTGGCCGGTATGGAAGGGAAGCTTGAGCTTGCGTTTGATTCTCTCCCAGGAGACGATCCCGGGAATAAGAAAAAAACCGCGCTTGATATCCTTGCAGGGCAGATATTCTCAGAAGAGGCGGGGGATGCCGAAGAGGAAATATCCGATAGCGTAGAGGTGGTAAAAAATTCCGGCAGATACCGGGAGATAGAGGAAGTCGCCTCAAGGATAATGGATCTCAAGGAGAGCCGGAGGAGTTGGTCTGATTTCTGTCTTGTATTCCGCCAGACAGGGAGCTACGCGAATATAGTGGAAGATGTTTTCCGCCGCGCCGGGATACCTGTCTATATAAGACGCGGATTGCCCGTAAAGAACAATCTTCTTGTAAAGACGATTCTTGGAATTTTCAGGATAATCGAAACCGGGTATGACCGGGATGAAATAGTAAAACTTATGACTTCCGATTACTTCGATATCGGCCTCTCCCGTGAATTTGCGAGATATCTTGAAAAAATATTCATGGATGCCGGAATCATCAGCGGTCCTCCCTCCTTGCTGGAAAAGAAATGCGCCGCTTATTTGAAACGGGGCATTGAAATGGATGGTGTGCCGGTAGCGGCAGAAACAGTCGACGATATTTCCGCGGGACTAAAAAAGGTATTTTCCATACTGAAGGAAGTTGAAAAACTCTCCCGCGCATCGAAAGCGGGGGAGACCATAGCGATATTCAGGAAGCTGCTAAAAATATTTTCTCCCAGGGCGATCCAGTTCGGCTTCCCGTTCTTCACAAGAGACCTCTTCTGCAAGGGGAGGTTCTATGAAGTAGTGGAGGAAGCTGAAAATGCGGTCAAGGAGCATAAGCTGGGGGAGTCCCGCTTCGGATGGGGGGATCTAAGGAGGTTGCTTTTCAACTCGCTTGGAAACGCGGAGCTTCCCGAATGGTCTGAGAAGAATCATGTCTACGCGCTCAATATCCATGAGCTGGCAGGGAGGAGGTTCCCTTACATTTTTGTTTGCGGTCTGCACGACGGGGAGTTCCCGCTTAAATCGGAGCATGGGGCTGTGCTTTCAGAATCTGAAAAAAAGCTTTTCAATGAAAAACACTCTGAAACCGTCCTCGCCCGAATGGCCGAGAGGAAAATGGGGAGGCAGGTTTTCAGCAGGCTCGGAGAGACGTGGGACGAAGAATCTTTCCTCTTCTTTCTTGCCGTACGTTCCGCGAGGGAGAAAATATATTTTTCATACTCCACGCACGACCTGAACGGAAAGGAACTCGGCAAGTCGACCTTTCTTTACGATATAAAAACGGTCTTACCTGCGCTTGCCGAAACAGCGACGAGGTCTGTCGCGCTTGAGAAGGGATATTTCGAGCAGATAGACCACCCGGCGCGTGAGGCAAAGCTGTTGCGCGACATTTTCAATACGCCAGAGGAAAACGCCGGAGCGTTGGCTGATTACTACAGAAGCGTGGTTGGCCATCCGGTCACGGGAAAGAGTTTCATAAACTCGTGCGAAAGGAGCATGATAGAAAGGGAGCGGGACAAATTTTATTCGTCTGCCGAGCCTGACGTCCGGGCAAACGCGTCAAGCGTATATACCGGCAAGGTTGGGGAGATGCCATTGCTCTCGGGATACGTTGAGAAGGAAGCGCGGAAAGGATTTTCCGCAACCGCGATCGAGAGGTTTGCAAATTGCGCGTTTCGCTATTTCATGGACAGGCCGCTCCAGGTAAAGCCGCAGGAGCTGCCAAGGGCCGATATTGAAAGGACCGTGAAGGGGAGCATCGCGCATGAGATCCTAGAGATATATTATGCGCCAAAGGGGAAATTCAAGGTTCGCTCATCTCTTGAGCCTCGAAATGCGAGGGAGAAAAGGTTGAACACCGTTGCCGAAAAGGTATTTGCAAAGTGGGAGAAGTCCGAACTGAAAGGGGAGCCTGCCATCTGGGAGATAACCAAGGAGCAGATAAGGAGGGCGCTCTCGCTTTATCTCCGCTCCGAAGAGACAGCGTTCGAAAAGGAGCCCTTCACTGTGGTGGCTACCGAATTGAAGTTCGGCCCGGATGAACCCTTCTCCGTATCATTAAAACTGCCGGGCGGGGAGATGTCTTTCAACGGCCTTATCGACAGGATTGATCTTCTGGACGCGAAAGGGATGCTGAGGGTAGTTGATTACAAATATTCGAGCAACACATCGAAGTTCTCAAAATTGGTGAAGAGTGAAAAATATGGCGAAGAGAGTTTTCAGGTTCCTGTATATCTTCTCGCCGCGCTGAATTTGGCAGAAAGAAAGGAAGAGTTCTCCGAAATCAAAACGGCGGTGGCAAGCTACATCACCTTGAAGAAGGAGCCGAAGGAATCGGCTGTATCGCCAACGGCCTCGCTGTCGTCGGGTGACGGCGATTTCTCCTTCGATAACGCGGAATTCCTCTCGAGGTTTGAGAATATCAGAACGAAGATGAATTCGGGCGATTTTTCCGTTACGCCGAAGGATTGTGTTTTTTGCAAATACCGAAGGGCATGCAGGTACAGAGAGGTTATGAGCGTTGAACTTGGAGAGTAGCAGGGCAGAGGAGATAGTAGGGTTCGAAGGGGACACCTGCGTTCGCGCCTCGGCGGGGACGGGGAAGACCTTTATTCTCGTCGAGAAATTCATGCACATCCTGAAAGAGAAAACCGACGACAGTTATACGAAGATAGAAAATATCCTCGCGATAACCTTTACCGACAAAGCAGCGGAGGATATGCGGAAGAGGATAGGGGACAAAATATATGAAGAGGTGCGCGAGCTTGAAAAGCGGGAGAGAACAAAGGAAGAGGAAAAACTGCTAAGGCATCTTCGCACGGCAAGGAGGCTGTTGACGAAGGCGTACATCTCAACGATTCACTCCTTCTGCGCGAGGATATTAAGGGAGAATCCGCTGGAGGCAGGGATAGACCCGCAGTTTGAGATACTTGACGCGCAGAGGACTGGCGCGTTGCAGTCCAGATCGCTTGAACGTTTCCTTCTGGATAAACTGAGGAGAGGCGACAAGCCGGTTGCCGAACTTGCATACAGGTTCGGATTCGATTCGGATTTCGCGTTTGAGAGTTCGCTTTTCAGCCTCGTATTGAGCCTCCTCCCTTTGATGAGAGCGGCGGGAGTAGATATTTTCTCCGAAAGGGCCTTGCTGTCCGAGTATTCGGAAAAGCTGGATGATGCTGAGAAAATGCTTTCAGAACAAAAGAAGCAGTGTGCGTCCATTCTAAACGGGATGTCGGCTGAAATTTCAACCGAGAAACAGAAGGTGATAATGGAAATGCTTGTGAGTGGGATTTCCGCTCTTTCACCCTCAAGCGATATTGGGAATGAGGACACGCGGAAAAGCGTAAGCGGTATGAAATCTGCCATCAACCTGAATACCTTTAAAGGTAAAAAAGATGGCAATCTAAAGGCGCTGGCAACCGAGCTAAAAGAGACGCTGGAATTATATGAAATGACGGTTGTCTCTTCTCTCGCGCGTGAATCAGCCAGGCAGATAGCCGAGCTTGTCGGAGAGTTTTATCAGTACATGGAATCGTCCGTGAAGAACAGGGGCTTGCTTGATTTTGACGACTTGCAGGAGATGACCCTCTGGCTTTTCAGGCGAAATGAAAGGATACTCGCGTATTACAGAAAAATGTTCCGCAATGTGCTGGTAGACGAGTTTCAGGATGTGAACGGTCTGCAGAAAATGATAGTGGAACAACTTGCCCCTCCCGGCGAAGGGAAACTTTTCGTGGTGGGGGACGTAAAGCAGGCGATATACGGATTTCGCGGGGGAGACCTTGAGGTGTTCGACGAAACCGAAAGAGCGATTGTAGAGAATGGCGGCGGGCTTTTCCGCCTGAATGTAAACAGGCGTTCAAATCCCGGTCTTGTGAAATTCGTGAACAGCTACTTCGGAAGATATGAGAAGAGCGTTTTCGACGCTGGTGATGAATGCGTATCTATGATGGATGAAACCGAAGTTTCGCCGGTGGAGTACTATACCTTCTCTGATGAAGAGAGCGCCGACAAGAGGCGGTTCAGCGAAGCAAATTTTATCGCGTCGCGAATAAACCGGCTGGTAGGTGAAAACAAGGCAAAGTTTTCCGACATGGCGATCCTTCTGCGAAAGTTTACCCCCCTCCCTATATACGAGGCCGCGCTTTCCCGGAATGGAGTGAGATACGCGGTACACAGGGGAACAGGATTCTACAAGAGCCAGGAGGTGGCGGATCTTATTTCGATTCTCTCCTTCATTGATAATCCCGGCGACATAGTATCCTGGGTCGGCGCGGTGCGCTCCCCATACTGCGGATGTTCGGACAGGACCCTTTTCACGCTGAGGAGGGATGGTGAAGGAAAAACGGTCGAGCCGTACCGCCTCTTTTCAAGGGATGCCTATCTCCCCCCGCTTGATGAAGGGGAGGGGGAGAAATTCTCCGCCTTTGCGGAATGGGTCACTTTATTGATAAATCTGAAGGACAGGATGGCGGTATCGGAAATAATCGAAACTGTTCTGGAAAAGAGCAGGATAACCGGCCTTCTTGGAGCGCAGAACGACGGTCTGCAAAAAGTTGCCAACGTGCTGAAGCTTATCGAAACCGCGAGGATGATGGAGCAGGAGCCGGGATTTACGCTGAAAAATTTCGTAAGGCACATCACGCGACTCTATGAACAGGAGGAGAGGGAATCCGAGGCAGTTGTCGTATCGGAAGAGGAGAATGCTGTAAAGATAATGACCGTGCATCAGAGCAAAGGGCTGGAATTCGGCATTGTATTCCTGCCGGACATTGGATCAAGCGGGAAGCGCGGAGGAGGATCGGCGATATTCCATAAGCGTAAAGGCTTGGCGGTAAAATATGTCGAGAAGGAAACCTTGTCATCCCATTCAGGGATCGTCTTTGAATCCACTAAGGAAGAGATAGAAGAAAAAGAGAAGAGCGACGCGAAGAGGCTTTTCTACGTCGGCTGTACCAGGGCGAAGGATATGCTGGTGCTTAGCGGATGCCCGGACCCGAAAAAGAAGAGGAGTGAAGCTTTGTCGGGCCTGGATGAATTGATGGAGCGCGAACCCTCCCTGTTCAATATCGTTTCCATACCCGTTGCAACTATGGAGGAGATAAGGGAACAGCGAACCCCATATGATGTATTGTCCGCCGGAGAAGAGCCGAAGAATACTGAATTGGGCAAAGGGGGCGAAGGGGTTGCGCCAATGGAACCCGCAGATGAAAGGAAAGAGGTCTTTGTCGATACAAGGAGCCTCGCCTCGTTCGCGAAATGTAAAAGGGAGTACATGCTTGGGAGATTGTACAGCGTGCCGGCAGAGAGGAGTTATCATGGCGGGCGCGGAGGGCGCAAGGGTGTTTACGAAGCGATGGAGATCGGCAACGCGATACACGCGATTCTTGAAAAGCTCGATCTTGAGGTCCCGCAAGATGAAATGAGGACAGAAATTATCAAAATGGCGAAAAGGGAATTGCCTCTAGCATCAGAGGCGGAACTCCTGAAAGTTTCGCAAAAGCTGGAACGACTTTTTAAAACTCCGCTCTTTGAAAAAATTCGAAGCGGTGAAATGGAAGAAAAAGGGAGAGAGGTGCCGTTTACTGCAAGATTCGGCAGGGATGGAGATGCATTTTTCCTCAAAGGGCAGGTCGATCTCCTGCTAAGGAGGGGCGAAACGGGGGTGATGATCGTCGATTACAAATACGCTGTGAGGGGCGAAAGCGAGACGACTTATCGCTTTCAGGTGGAGGCGTACGCGGTTGCCGCGGAGCGCGTTCTCGGTGTCGAGGAGATCGTGTGCGCGATAGTCTATCTTGGCGGCGAAGAGCCGGAGTGTGTGGAATGGAAAATGGATACAGTGAAACTTCAAAAAGCTGAGGAGGCGATAACCGGTTCCATGAAAATGATTTCGGAGATGGAGAGGAGCCTTAGGGGAACTGAAGGGATACCCGACGCCGACTTTTCAAATATCCTTGGCGAGAGCGGAGCGGAAATAAAGTGTCCCGACGGAAACTGCGGCTATCATGCTGTCTGCTTCAGCGGTGAATAGGGAAGAGCGTGTTTCATTCCTGCCGCGCAATGCGATAGGGTTAAGCTACTGGATATTGTGATGCTTTCCTTCGTGTTCGATGATGGAGATGCTCTTTGGGCTTTTCAGAAGCTCAATTGATCTCTTGCAGATCCCTTCGGGATGGAGGGCGTATTTTTTTCTGGCGCTTTCCTGCGTGGAGTGAGGAACAAAAAGATCGGGAATCCCGATAGAGGCGCCGGCGATCGAGCCGAGCCCTTTGGCGCGCAGCTCTTCAAAAACGCCGGATCCAAACCCGCCGATGAGTGAGTTCTCTTCTACCGTTATGATATTGCCGCAGTGCTTGGCCCATTTTGAGATCATCTCCATGTCGAGAGGTTTTGCGAACCTGGCGTTTATTACCGCCGCGGAAATATTTTCCTTTTCAAGAAGCGCGGCAGCTTTTACGGCATTCACGACGGCATTTCCTATGGCGCAGATCACGATATCGTCTCCCTCATGGATCAGCTCGGCCTTTCCAATATCGATTAACCTGTATTCCTGCTCCAGCGGGATCCCTTCCACATTGCCGCGTGGATACCTTATAGAAGCCGGGCCGTTATGGTTAGCGGCGGTGTACATCATGTGGCGAAGCTCGTTTTCATCTTTGGGCGCCATCAAGGTCATGTTCGGTGTTTCGCGAAGAAAGCTGATATCGAAAATGCCCTGATGCGTGGAGCCGTCGTCACCTACGATTCCCGCCCTGTCGATGGCAAAGGTCACGGGCAAATTCATGTTACAGACGTCGTGGATCACCTGGTCAAAAGCGCGCTGAAGGAAAGTCGAGTATATGGCGACGACCGGTTTGAAACCGTCGGCGGCCAGCGCGGCGGCAAACGTGACCGCGTGCTGTTCGGAAATGCCGACGTCGAAAAACCTGTTGGGGAATTTTTCGGAAAATTCCACAAGGCCGGTTCCGTCTCGCATCGCGGCGGTGATGGCAACTATTTTTTCATCATGCTCGGCAAGATCCACAATAGTTTTTCCGAAAATTGAAGTGTATGTAGGCCTGCTTTTGGATTTTTTCTTTCCTGTGGCGATATCGAACGGCGAGGTTCCGTGGAACGGTCCGGGGTCGGCCTGCGCGGGTGCATAGCCAAGCCCCTTCCTGGTAATGACATGTATGATGCGCGGGCCTGAAAGTTTCCTTATTGCCCTAAAGGAATCTATGAGGGTTTCAAGATTGTGCCCCTCTATGGGGCCGAAATACTTGAAGCCGAAATCTTCAAATATCCTTCCGGGAACAATAATACCTTTTACTGCCTCCTCCACTCTGTGCGCGAAGGTGGCCACCTGTTTACCGATACCGGGTATGAGAGAGAGTATGTGATCCACCTCTTTTTTCATTTTGTTGTATGTCTCGCCGCTTATGATCTTGTTCAGATGTGCAGAAAGGGCGCCGACATTCTCGGAGATAGACATCTCATTGTCGTTGAGTATCACCATCAGGTTCTTTCCAAGCGCGCCTGCGTTGTTAAGCCCTTCAAAGGATAGTCCCGATGTCATCGAACCATCCCCTATGACGGCGAGTACGTCATGCTTTTCCCCTCTCATGTCGCGCGCCGCGGCGAACCCGAGAGCGGCGGAGATGGATGTCCCCGCGTGACCGGTATCGAAGTGGTCGGACGGGCTCTCTTCCCTTCTTGGAAACCCGGAGAGACCACCTTCTTTTCGAAGTGTGTCGAACCTGTCGAGGCGCCCTGTCAGCAGTTTATGGCTGTAGCACTGGTGCCCCACGTCCCAAATGAGCTTGTCTTTTGTAAAGTCGAAAACGGCATGCAAGGCGACAGTAAGCTCCACAACGCCGAGGTTTGGCGAAAGGTGTCCCCCGTTTTCCGAGACGGTTTGAATGATCTTTTCACGAAGTTCCTGCGAGAGCTCTTTCAGTTCGCTCAGGGATAGACCCGCAATGTCGTCGTGTGTTTTGATATTAGGGAGGTGTTTCATCAGTGCGTCCTGCTCCCGATGAAGAGCGCAAGCTCT from Nitrospinota bacterium includes the following:
- a CDS encoding PD-(D/E)XK nuclease family protein → MDERLHVYPTRLKVEEVEAERYRSAGAVFSKHLISIFELEGRLARDLVPYNPISEVERWLLINQSIISEKSLGRDRAMAPLISSDGFVRSVGELIQQIKLGLVDSADLEKINGFAPGKEGWIKKVFAAYQKLLRTEGLYDSADISMELVKKLHDGVAPPAWLRSFSGIDFFDIYHYTPFRFEMITRLAEVVNIVVHFPLPDERRKAFDFVERDIQKFQSLAGMEGKLELAFDSLPGDDPGNKKKTALDILAGQIFSEEAGDAEEEISDSVEVVKNSGRYREIEEVASRIMDLKESRRSWSDFCLVFRQTGSYANIVEDVFRRAGIPVYIRRGLPVKNNLLVKTILGIFRIIETGYDRDEIVKLMTSDYFDIGLSREFARYLEKIFMDAGIISGPPSLLEKKCAAYLKRGIEMDGVPVAAETVDDISAGLKKVFSILKEVEKLSRASKAGETIAIFRKLLKIFSPRAIQFGFPFFTRDLFCKGRFYEVVEEAENAVKEHKLGESRFGWGDLRRLLFNSLGNAELPEWSEKNHVYALNIHELAGRRFPYIFVCGLHDGEFPLKSEHGAVLSESEKKLFNEKHSETVLARMAERKMGRQVFSRLGETWDEESFLFFLAVRSAREKIYFSYSTHDLNGKELGKSTFLYDIKTVLPALAETATRSVALEKGYFEQIDHPAREAKLLRDIFNTPEENAGALADYYRSVVGHPVTGKSFINSCERSMIERERDKFYSSAEPDVRANASSVYTGKVGEMPLLSGYVEKEARKGFSATAIERFANCAFRYFMDRPLQVKPQELPRADIERTVKGSIAHEILEIYYAPKGKFKVRSSLEPRNAREKRLNTVAEKVFAKWEKSELKGEPAIWEITKEQIRRALSLYLRSEETAFEKEPFTVVATELKFGPDEPFSVSLKLPGGEMSFNGLIDRIDLLDAKGMLRVVDYKYSSNTSKFSKLVKSEKYGEESFQVPVYLLAALNLAERKEEFSEIKTAVASYITLKKEPKESAVSPTASLSSGDGDFSFDNAEFLSRFENIRTKMNSGDFSVTPKDCVFCKYRRACRYREVMSVELGE